The proteins below are encoded in one region of Cyanobium sp. WAJ14-Wanaka:
- a CDS encoding helix-turn-helix transcriptional regulator, which yields MLAPSAERRHHSSQTPKHMTLRCTLDFEMKARKLTAKALAAELGVAESSLSKLRRNQFSMIDAKNLEKLCAYFGCQPGDLLHYEADTP from the coding sequence GTGCTTGCGCCTTCGGCGGAAAGGCGGCACCATTCATCGCAGACGCCGAAACACATGACTTTGAGGTGCACGCTCGACTTCGAGATGAAGGCGCGCAAGCTGACGGCAAAAGCCTTGGCTGCTGAGCTCGGCGTTGCTGAGTCCTCACTCAGCAAGCTGCGTCGCAATCAGTTTTCAATGATTGATGCGAAAAATCTAGAGAAACTGTGCGCCTACTTTGGCTGCCAACCAGGTGACCTACTGCACTACGAAGCAGACACACCATGA
- a CDS encoding tyrosine-type recombinase/integrase — MDRADALAFVSRMFDAADAGAAVWCDLELVRRFLAACSRTCSSETRSGYQREIRHLIEWRDQHHAGVPLRLLDPAIAQDFVDGLLQQVETGAIKPRTFNRRIAAISAMYRWASEPCRSGVSGVPRNPMPRRSMLQAAKCTRALTEPDLDSVLGVIAAAARNGCRLAQRDYVLVRGAYLIGCRVSELARLRWCDVEAIEDGGQVHLLGKGSKARTVRISTSTLELLESLGGGAADAWLFPSSRTGEHLTRQAIGDRMRRWGNLAGVHLHPHKLRHSHATVAIRRGADIFVLQATLGHTSSATTGAYVAANPADSSSLRLG; from the coding sequence ATGGATCGCGCCGATGCGCTTGCTTTCGTTTCGCGAATGTTTGACGCAGCAGATGCTGGTGCCGCCGTTTGGTGTGACCTTGAGCTGGTGCGTCGGTTTCTGGCTGCTTGCAGCCGCACCTGTAGCAGCGAAACAAGATCCGGCTATCAGCGCGAGATTCGGCACCTGATCGAATGGCGCGACCAGCACCACGCCGGCGTGCCATTGCGGCTGCTTGATCCGGCCATTGCGCAAGATTTCGTCGATGGTTTGCTGCAGCAGGTTGAAACCGGCGCCATCAAGCCACGCACCTTTAACCGGCGCATTGCGGCTATCTCAGCGATGTACCGGTGGGCATCTGAACCATGCCGTTCTGGCGTATCTGGTGTGCCCCGAAACCCGATGCCACGTCGGTCAATGCTGCAAGCCGCGAAGTGCACTCGTGCATTGACTGAGCCAGACCTTGATTCAGTGCTTGGCGTAATTGCTGCTGCAGCACGCAATGGCTGCCGTTTGGCTCAGCGTGATTATGTGTTGGTGCGTGGTGCCTATTTGATTGGCTGCCGCGTTTCAGAACTGGCCAGGTTGCGCTGGTGTGATGTGGAAGCAATCGAAGATGGCGGCCAGGTGCACCTGCTTGGCAAGGGATCAAAAGCTCGAACAGTGCGCATCAGCACCAGCACGCTTGAGCTGCTTGAGTCGCTTGGTGGTGGTGCTGCCGATGCCTGGTTGTTTCCGTCATCACGCACCGGCGAGCACCTGACGCGGCAAGCCATTGGCGACCGGATGCGCCGCTGGGGAAACCTTGCTGGCGTGCATTTGCACCCGCACAAGCTGCGCCACTCGCACGCAACGGTGGCAATTCGACGTGGCGCCGATATATTCGTTTTGCAAGCCACTCTCGGTCACACCAGCAGCGCCACTACCGGCGCTTATGTCGCGGCAAATCCTGCTGACTCGAGCAGC